The following proteins are encoded in a genomic region of Leptospira fainei serovar Hurstbridge str. BUT 6:
- a CDS encoding ATP-dependent Clp protease ATP-binding subunit, whose amino-acid sequence MLEFTKRAKRVINEIAQDEAKRLGSEFIGPEHILLGLLKEEDSVAIKILNNLNINLNELRKEVERRTRESSATLLMDMAQGQDRYQKIIELSKEEAKRLKHNYVGTEHILLALLRDNNNIAGGALYSFSVNYNVIKGEILRLLGAPPTSTVGVSSQPSAQPGTPRAEKTKTPILDEFARDLTQLARDKKLDPVVGRANEIQRVIQILSRKTKNNPVLVGESGVGKTAIVEGLALAIVEKNVPDLLFDKRVLSLDLASLIAGTKYRGEFEERLKKIMKEISSSNNIIIFIDELHTLIGAGAAEGAVDAANILKPALARGELQCIGATTSTEYRKYIERDSALERRFQVVKVAEPSVDDAILILTGLKKAYEAHHKVRYSDRALEQSVKLSHRYINDRYLPDKAIDIIDEAGAKARLANCARPQAIKDLEEEIKSLSQKKEDLVRAQEYEKAAGVRDEVNRKKQLLEEKIRAWQEKMDDFAVSIDEDDILSVVSQWTGIPLQRMEESESERLLRLEDELKLRVVGQDDAIEKIAKAVRRARTGFKAERRPTGSFIFLGPTGVGKTELAKALADFLFGDQDAMLRVDMSEYMEPHAVSRLIGAPPGYVGYDDGGQLTEFVRKKPYSIILLDEIEKAHHDIFNILLQVMEEGNLTDTKGRKVNFRDTIIIMTSNIGAKEISSSVRLGFEDRSGEEDKYKSDQAREQLKKHFNPEFLNRVDEVVYFRPLKKEDLMKIMDIMAGDTNKRLLDKKIKIELTQEAKDHFMDIGYDEKFGARPLRRVFQRDLEDYMAVQTLKGSYKEPTKITVSFKEGKLDFVEEPWIDYKPADQGSGGDNSPNNPERSEEPALV is encoded by the coding sequence ATGTTAGAATTTACAAAAAGAGCCAAACGAGTAATAAACGAGATCGCTCAAGACGAGGCTAAACGTCTCGGCAGCGAATTTATCGGCCCCGAGCATATTCTATTAGGATTGCTTAAGGAAGAGGATTCGGTTGCGATCAAAATCCTAAACAACCTGAATATCAATCTGAACGAGCTCCGTAAGGAAGTGGAGAGGCGCACGCGAGAAAGTTCTGCGACTCTGCTCATGGATATGGCGCAAGGTCAAGATCGATACCAAAAAATCATAGAGCTTTCTAAAGAAGAAGCGAAACGTCTGAAACATAACTATGTCGGGACCGAGCATATTCTTTTAGCTTTGTTGCGTGATAATAATAATATTGCCGGCGGGGCTTTATATTCCTTCAGCGTTAACTATAACGTAATCAAGGGAGAAATTCTACGATTACTAGGAGCTCCTCCTACGAGTACGGTAGGCGTCTCCAGTCAACCTTCCGCTCAACCGGGTACGCCTCGGGCGGAAAAAACCAAAACTCCGATTCTGGATGAGTTCGCAAGAGACCTAACGCAACTCGCTAGGGATAAAAAATTGGATCCTGTCGTTGGTCGTGCAAACGAAATTCAACGAGTGATTCAAATTCTCTCTAGGAAAACTAAAAACAACCCGGTATTAGTGGGAGAATCCGGAGTCGGAAAAACCGCTATCGTAGAGGGCCTAGCGCTTGCTATCGTGGAGAAGAACGTTCCTGATCTACTCTTCGATAAGAGAGTTCTTTCGTTGGATCTCGCTAGTCTAATCGCAGGGACCAAGTATCGTGGTGAATTCGAAGAGAGATTGAAAAAGATCATGAAAGAGATCTCTTCCTCTAATAATATCATTATCTTTATCGATGAGTTGCATACTTTGATCGGCGCCGGAGCCGCTGAAGGTGCGGTTGATGCTGCGAACATTCTGAAACCGGCGTTGGCTCGGGGTGAATTGCAATGCATCGGTGCCACGACAAGTACCGAATATAGAAAATACATCGAGCGAGACTCCGCTTTGGAAAGACGCTTTCAAGTGGTAAAAGTCGCCGAACCTTCGGTCGATGATGCCATTTTAATCCTGACAGGATTGAAGAAAGCATACGAAGCTCACCATAAAGTCAGATATTCGGATCGCGCATTAGAGCAATCCGTTAAACTTTCTCATCGGTATATCAATGACAGATATCTTCCTGATAAAGCGATCGATATCATCGATGAAGCCGGTGCAAAAGCTCGCTTAGCGAACTGCGCAAGACCGCAAGCAATCAAAGACTTGGAAGAAGAAATCAAATCTCTTTCTCAAAAGAAGGAAGATTTGGTTCGTGCCCAAGAATACGAGAAAGCAGCCGGCGTTCGCGATGAAGTAAATCGCAAAAAACAATTATTGGAAGAGAAAATCCGGGCATGGCAAGAGAAGATGGACGACTTTGCAGTCTCCATCGACGAAGATGATATTCTCTCCGTAGTTTCGCAGTGGACCGGTATTCCTCTCCAAAGAATGGAAGAAAGCGAATCCGAAAGATTACTGCGGCTGGAAGACGAACTGAAACTTCGCGTGGTCGGCCAAGACGATGCGATTGAAAAAATAGCAAAAGCCGTCAGGAGAGCCCGTACGGGATTTAAAGCCGAGCGCCGACCGACCGGATCTTTCATTTTCCTAGGCCCGACGGGTGTGGGAAAAACCGAGTTGGCAAAAGCTCTGGCGGACTTTTTGTTCGGAGATCAGGACGCTATGCTTCGGGTGGATATGTCCGAGTATATGGAACCGCATGCGGTCAGCCGTTTGATCGGAGCTCCTCCAGGTTACGTAGGTTACGATGACGGGGGCCAGTTGACCGAATTCGTACGTAAAAAACCGTATTCGATTATTCTTTTGGATGAGATAGAAAAAGCTCATCATGATATCTTTAATATTCTTCTTCAAGTAATGGAGGAAGGAAACTTAACGGATACCAAGGGTCGCAAAGTGAATTTCCGAGATACGATTATCATCATGACCTCGAATATCGGGGCTAAGGAAATTTCAAGTAGCGTTCGTCTTGGGTTTGAAGATCGTTCCGGCGAAGAGGATAAATATAAATCCGATCAAGCTAGGGAACAGCTTAAGAAGCACTTTAACCCCGAGTTCCTGAACCGGGTAGACGAAGTCGTTTATTTCCGTCCTCTTAAGAAGGAGGATCTCATGAAGATCATGGATATCATGGCCGGAGATACGAACAAACGTCTCTTGGATAAGAAAATCAAAATCGAGCTTACTCAAGAGGCGAAAGACCACTTTATGGATATCGGATACGATGAAAAATTCGGAGCCCGTCCATTGCGGAGAGTGTTCCAACGAGATTTGGAGGATTATATGGCCGTCCAAACTCTCAAAGGTTCATATAAAGAACCTACTAAGATCACTGTTTCGTTCAAAGAAGGAAAGTTGGACTTTGTCGAAGAACCTTGGATCGACTATAAACCGGCGGACCAAGGCTCGGGCGGGGATAATTCCCCTAATAACCCCGAAAGATCGGAAGAACCAGCTCTCGTTTAG
- the mtaB gene encoding tRNA (N(6)-L-threonylcarbamoyladenosine(37)-C(2))-methylthiotransferase MtaB yields MPSHKAEKKVLFHTLGCRLNFFESDGIFSSLSRHGYRTAVEDEIPDVVVVNTCTVTNKADSRNRNIIRNAVKRYPGAQVWVTGCYAQTDRQSIEAIPGIAGVVGNEDKSRLPLMILEREGATISNQSVQTDRFSYSDVLPNGHTRAYLKIQDGCDRTCSYCKIPQARGKGVSREWKDILDQVSFLQDSGVGEIMLTGVNLGWYRNQDGRKAFPKLLESILNKLEYSRLRLSSIEPPDVGIELAELLSHPRFCPFLHVPLQSGSKQILKKMRRSYTPETFRKRIELVKSKIPDLFLGTDVIVGFPGETESDFLDSMNVLKDLEFAKIHAFPFSVRRNTTAEEYPETVTKEGKKERVHSLMSLSQDLHSSYAVSQLGRHREAILEKDGVAVTDNYLKVTLPSKDLPALSPGQFLTVEIGEYLPTTDKEGKVSGRILAAVG; encoded by the coding sequence ATGCCCTCTCACAAGGCTGAAAAGAAAGTCCTTTTTCACACGTTAGGATGCAGACTTAATTTTTTTGAATCGGACGGCATCTTCTCCTCTTTAAGTCGTCACGGGTATAGAACCGCCGTCGAAGATGAAATTCCGGACGTGGTAGTAGTAAATACATGCACCGTCACGAACAAGGCGGATTCCAGGAACCGAAACATTATTCGAAACGCAGTAAAGCGATATCCCGGAGCCCAAGTTTGGGTCACCGGTTGCTATGCGCAAACGGATCGTCAATCGATCGAAGCTATTCCTGGGATTGCAGGTGTCGTCGGCAACGAGGATAAATCCCGTCTTCCTTTAATGATATTGGAAAGAGAAGGAGCTACTATTTCTAACCAATCGGTTCAAACGGATCGATTTTCGTATTCCGACGTTTTGCCGAACGGCCATACTAGGGCCTATTTAAAAATCCAGGACGGGTGTGATAGGACTTGTTCTTATTGTAAGATTCCCCAAGCGCGAGGAAAGGGCGTCAGTCGTGAATGGAAAGACATCCTTGATCAGGTTTCTTTTTTGCAAGATAGCGGCGTTGGCGAGATAATGCTTACCGGAGTTAATTTGGGGTGGTATAGGAACCAGGACGGAAGGAAGGCATTTCCGAAGCTACTGGAATCGATTTTAAATAAATTGGAATATTCGCGTCTTCGCTTATCTTCCATCGAGCCGCCGGATGTCGGAATCGAGTTAGCGGAATTGTTAAGTCATCCGAGATTTTGTCCTTTTTTGCACGTTCCTTTACAAAGTGGAAGCAAACAAATTCTGAAAAAAATGAGACGGAGCTACACTCCTGAAACCTTTCGGAAACGAATCGAATTAGTTAAATCTAAAATACCCGACCTTTTTTTGGGGACCGACGTAATAGTAGGATTTCCCGGCGAGACGGAATCCGATTTTCTTGATTCGATGAACGTTCTTAAGGATTTGGAATTTGCTAAGATTCACGCGTTTCCTTTCTCCGTCCGCCGAAATACTACCGCAGAAGAATATCCGGAAACGGTAACCAAAGAAGGAAAGAAGGAAAGAGTCCATTCACTCATGTCGCTTTCTCAAGATTTGCATTCTTCCTATGCGGTTTCGCAATTGGGTCGGCATAGAGAAGCGATTCTAGAAAAAGACGGAGTTGCTGTTACGGATAATTATTTGAAAGTAACTTTACCGTCTAAGGACCTTCCGGCTTTAAGTCCCGGACAGTTTCTAACCGTTGAGATCGGCGAATATTTACCGACCACAGATAAGGAAGGAAAGGTGTCCGGTCGAATTTTGGCGGCCGTAGGTTAA
- a CDS encoding tetratricopeptide repeat protein, whose translation MAAKKNITILLLAMLPIVFAGDIFGQEQADYSKALAEFQSGNSEKALEIIKALHEQGKRSYETHYLAAFCHYKAGRMKSAGTHWSEALKLKPGDPAVSADFARYLLQVGRNDDALEIISRSYEIYPKNREVRLLFATALLYNGKAREALHVIEKLKSEDPNDYHPLVLEAQVYYYLGSAEKAEVSLKWAQSLVPNNPNVLNNLALVYEKGGNQEAKRGNLKKALDQLKSAKEQIEAALKIKPEDEKFRGNLQRIEARINALSQG comes from the coding sequence ATGGCTGCGAAAAAAAATATTACCATCCTTTTATTGGCAATGCTGCCGATCGTATTCGCCGGGGATATATTCGGGCAGGAACAAGCGGATTATTCGAAAGCATTAGCCGAATTCCAAAGCGGAAACTCGGAAAAGGCGCTCGAAATTATTAAAGCGCTGCACGAGCAAGGAAAGCGTAGTTACGAGACGCATTATTTGGCCGCATTCTGCCACTATAAAGCGGGCAGGATGAAATCCGCAGGAACTCATTGGTCCGAAGCGTTAAAATTGAAACCGGGTGACCCTGCGGTCAGCGCCGATTTTGCTCGGTACCTTCTTCAAGTCGGTCGAAACGATGACGCTTTGGAAATTATCTCCAGATCTTACGAGATCTACCCTAAGAATCGGGAAGTTAGATTACTTTTTGCGACTGCACTTTTGTACAATGGAAAAGCTCGCGAAGCTTTGCACGTAATCGAAAAATTAAAATCGGAAGATCCGAACGATTACCACCCTCTAGTTTTAGAGGCTCAAGTTTACTATTATTTGGGAAGCGCGGAAAAGGCCGAGGTCAGCTTGAAGTGGGCGCAATCTCTTGTTCCGAATAATCCTAATGTCTTGAATAATCTAGCCTTGGTGTATGAAAAAGGCGGAAATCAGGAAGCAAAGCGCGGGAATTTGAAGAAAGCATTAGATCAACTGAAGAGTGCAAAAGAACAAATCGAAGCGGCATTAAAGATAAAACCGGAAGATGAAAAGTTTCGGGGAAATCTACAAAGAATCGAGGCGAGAATTAATGCCCTCTCACAAGGCTGA
- a CDS encoding class I SAM-dependent methyltransferase: MSDLEYYYDLDYQNFLLSSKRRDVTPPEVVFKHFPLKDVMNLVDFGMGLGFWTEYLLKMIHKEGWIWGAECNQDLLDEVLHWKNREEINRLTPFYMEKADRPLLPEWIPVPEVVFASLVLSTFPDPGQAMDGLIRSMRKGGKLIVLDWVKNEFAIGPKINDKISLDKMKFLAEQYKLDVIKSVRISENVYGLEIQAGSDFEYGYYDLKEEEMYSEELIRS; the protein is encoded by the coding sequence ATGAGCGACCTAGAATATTACTACGATTTAGATTATCAGAATTTCCTTCTTTCGAGCAAACGTAGGGACGTAACCCCGCCGGAAGTGGTTTTTAAGCATTTTCCGTTGAAAGACGTTATGAATTTGGTGGATTTCGGTATGGGGTTAGGTTTCTGGACCGAATACCTATTAAAAATGATCCACAAAGAAGGATGGATTTGGGGAGCAGAATGTAATCAGGACCTCTTAGATGAAGTTCTTCATTGGAAAAATCGTGAAGAAATCAATCGTCTTACTCCGTTTTATATGGAAAAAGCGGATCGTCCGCTTCTTCCGGAATGGATTCCCGTCCCGGAAGTAGTCTTTGCTTCCCTAGTTCTATCGACGTTCCCGGATCCAGGACAGGCTATGGACGGACTTATTCGATCGATGAGGAAAGGTGGAAAACTTATCGTTCTGGATTGGGTTAAAAATGAATTCGCGATCGGCCCGAAGATCAACGACAAGATTTCTTTGGATAAAATGAAATTTCTTGCCGAGCAGTATAAACTGGACGTGATAAAAAGCGTCCGAATCAGCGAGAACGTTTACGGGTTAGAAATACAGGCAGGATCCGATTTCGAGTACGGTTACTACGACTTGAAAGAGGAAGAAATGTATTCGGAAGAATTGATCCGATCCTAG